GTGAACGTGTCTGTGCGGCTAACAAGTCTCTACCACAACACGGTCTTGTCAAATTTACGTGGGGCAATGTCTCTGAAGTTTGTCGTGAATTAGGACGTATTGTCATCAAGCCTTCTGGGGTGGACTACGACCTCTTGACACCAGAAAATATGGTTGTTACAGACCTTGATGGGAATGTGGTCGAAGGTGATTTGAACCCTTCTTCAGATCTGCCAACCCATGTGGAACTTTATAAAGCTTGGCCAGAAGTGGGCGGTATTGTCCACACTCACTCCACAGAAGCTGTTGGTTGGGCACAGGCAGGTCGTGATATTCCGTTTTATGGGACTACGCATGCTGACTACTTCTATGGACCAGTTCCGTGTGCTCGTTCTCTCACAAAAGCAGAAGTTGATGGGGCTTACGAGCAAGAAACTGGCAACGTGATTTTGGAAGAATTTAGCAAGCGAGGCTTAGATCCTATGGCGGTTCCAGGAATCGTGGTTCGCAATCATGGCCCATTTACGTGGGGGAAAACCCCAGAGCAAGCCGTTTACCACTCGGTTGTCTTAGAAGAAGTGGCTAGGATGAATCGCTTGACAGAACAAATCAATCCACGCGTAGAGCCAGCGCCAAGATACATTATGGATAAGCATTATTTGCGTAAACATGGCCCAAATGCTTATTACGGTCAAAAATGAGGTCGCGATATGGCTTATTAGCACAGGTTCTCACTAGAAGCCAGAAAGTTCAAGGTTTTGTTAATCATTGTTTGGGCAAGTCCTTTTGACTTGTCCTTTTCGATGAACTGTTTAAACGCCAATGAGCACAAACTGGATGAACCGTATGTTGTGGAGTTCTTAGAGACCAGATATAAGGTGTTGGTGTTGGATCAGTTGAGGTGATTAGCTCGAATCATATTAAGTGAATCTTATTATGGTGAGTTTTTAAAAACTTGGCTGCGCAGTCACTGAAATCATGATAAAATAAGCAAGGATGGATTTTCAGAGAGGAGGTTTGTAAACATGATGATTTTAGATAAAAAGAGTTATGACTTGCTGTCTTATTTACTTAAACTAGAAACACCTGAGACAGTTATGGCCATTTCTCATGCTTTAAATCAGTCACGTCGTAAAGTTTATTACCAGC
The genomic region above belongs to Streptococcus pyogenes and contains:
- a CDS encoding L-ribulose-5-phosphate 4-epimerase — its product is MAKNLQEMRERVCAANKSLPQHGLVKFTWGNVSEVCRELGRIVIKPSGVDYDLLTPENMVVTDLDGNVVEGDLNPSSDLPTHVELYKAWPEVGGIVHTHSTEAVGWAQAGRDIPFYGTTHADYFYGPVPCARSLTKAEVDGAYEQETGNVILEEFSKRGLDPMAVPGIVVRNHGPFTWGKTPEQAVYHSVVLEEVARMNRLTEQINPRVEPAPRYIMDKHYLRKHGPNAYYGQK